In the Flagellimonas sp. HMM57 genome, one interval contains:
- a CDS encoding hydrogenase maturation protease, with translation MKTAIMGFGNPVRSDDAIGIYVIEQLREKLPETERINIFDMGTAAFEVLFGLKGHSKIILVDAVLNSNEPVGTVFKVPAEEVMKAPQDDPLVFLHGMKWDQALSYTKKILRDEYPEDIQVYLVAIENTKLEVDLSDVVRKAGDKVVQHILEDLNQSIPK, from the coding sequence ATGAAAACTGCGATAATGGGTTTTGGGAACCCTGTGCGTAGCGATGACGCTATCGGCATCTATGTGATAGAGCAATTGCGGGAAAAACTTCCTGAAACGGAAAGGATCAATATCTTCGATATGGGCACTGCTGCTTTTGAAGTGCTCTTTGGGCTAAAAGGTCATAGTAAGATTATATTGGTGGATGCGGTGTTGAACAGTAACGAACCCGTGGGGACAGTATTTAAAGTCCCTGCAGAAGAGGTAATGAAAGCACCACAGGACGACCCGTTGGTCTTTTTGCATGGAATGAAATGGGACCAAGCCCTATCCTATACCAAAAAGATTTTACGGGATGAATACCCCGAGGATATTCAGGTGTATTTGGTTGCCATTGAAAATACCAAGTTGGAAGTCGATTTGAGTGATGTTGTACGAAAAGCTGGCGATAAAGTTGTTCAGCACATTTTAGAAGACTTAAATCAATCCATACCCAAGTGA
- the hypD gene encoding hydrogenase formation protein HypD, whose amino-acid sequence MKYMSEYRDPELAKKYLEEIKNTVSRPWSIMEVCGGQTHSLVKNGIIDMLPDKVTMIHGPGCPVCVTPLNLIDKAVFLALEKNVILCSFGDMLRVPGSQKSLLEAKAEGADVRVLYSPLEAVKIAQDNPDKEVVFFAVGFETTAPANALSVVHAHRSGVKNYAILASHVLVPPAIKAVIDDEESKIDGFLAAGHVCTIMGNTEYHPISATYKVPIVVTGFEPLDVLQGILMVIRQLEQSKSEVENQYARIVREEGNPEAQKVINEVFEIRNQMWRGIGEIPDSGYAVRKKYEAYDATKKYEVNIEEAPENPKCISGQIMKGIKKPFECSQFGKTCKPTNPLGAPMVSSEGACAAYYHFSGMVEA is encoded by the coding sequence ATGAAGTACATGTCAGAATACCGCGACCCTGAACTCGCGAAAAAATATTTGGAAGAAATCAAGAATACGGTCTCAAGGCCTTGGTCGATTATGGAGGTATGCGGTGGACAAACGCACAGTCTGGTCAAAAATGGTATTATTGATATGCTGCCCGATAAAGTCACGATGATTCATGGCCCGGGCTGCCCTGTTTGCGTAACACCGCTTAATTTAATTGATAAAGCCGTCTTTTTGGCTCTTGAAAAAAATGTGATCCTTTGTTCTTTTGGTGATATGCTTCGTGTACCCGGTTCACAAAAAAGTTTACTTGAAGCCAAAGCTGAAGGTGCTGATGTACGTGTTCTCTATTCTCCGTTGGAAGCAGTAAAAATTGCACAGGATAATCCAGATAAGGAAGTGGTATTTTTTGCGGTTGGTTTTGAAACTACGGCTCCTGCCAACGCCCTTTCTGTGGTTCATGCACACCGTAGCGGGGTTAAAAACTATGCTATTTTAGCATCCCATGTTCTTGTACCACCAGCAATAAAAGCAGTTATCGATGATGAAGAAAGTAAAATCGATGGATTTTTGGCTGCTGGTCACGTTTGTACCATAATGGGAAATACGGAGTACCATCCTATTTCGGCAACCTATAAAGTTCCTATTGTTGTGACTGGTTTTGAACCGCTGGATGTACTTCAAGGGATTTTGATGGTTATACGCCAGCTGGAACAAAGTAAATCAGAAGTGGAAAATCAATATGCGCGCATTGTCCGCGAAGAAGGAAACCCAGAGGCACAAAAAGTGATCAATGAAGTTTTTGAGATTCGTAATCAAATGTGGCGAGGTATAGGAGAAATTCCAGATAGCGGTTATGCGGTCCGTAAAAAATATGAGGCATACGATGCCACCAAAAAATATGAGGTCAATATTGAGGAAGCACCTGAAAACCCAAAGTGTATCTCGGGTCAGATTATGAAAGGAATCAAGAAACCTTTTGAATGCTCACAATTTGGAAAAACCTGTAAACCCACCAATCCACTTGGTGCACCCATGGTAAGTAGTGAAGGCGCTTGTGCGGCCTATTATCACTTTTCGGGAATGGTTGAAGCTTAA
- the hypB gene encoding hydrogenase nickel incorporation protein HypB has translation MIEKSTKAARGTVQCENTNINLLKANDFVADIIKKEMAKTKTLLINVTSSAGSGKTTLMQKTAEKLKDKIKIAVMVGDLETERDAERIRETGIQALQIVTGGICHLEAQMVHQVLDQFDLENIDLLFIENVGNLVCPSSFDLGEDYRVTLMATTEGDDKPKKYPKMFLTSDMMLVSKADLLPYVPFSVEAVTKDAREVNHELEVIQVSSLTEEGIDAWCDWLLERVQQKRG, from the coding sequence ATGATAGAAAAATCAACAAAGGCGGCGCGCGGTACCGTACAGTGCGAGAACACAAATATCAACTTGCTCAAGGCGAATGATTTTGTTGCTGACATCATTAAAAAGGAAATGGCAAAAACCAAGACCCTTCTCATTAATGTCACCTCTTCGGCAGGGAGTGGAAAAACTACTTTAATGCAAAAAACGGCCGAAAAGTTGAAAGATAAAATTAAGATTGCTGTTATGGTGGGCGATTTGGAAACCGAGCGTGATGCAGAACGTATTCGGGAAACGGGAATCCAGGCTTTGCAGATAGTCACGGGCGGAATATGTCATTTAGAAGCTCAAATGGTCCATCAAGTACTTGACCAATTTGATTTGGAAAACATTGACCTGTTGTTTATAGAAAATGTGGGTAATTTGGTATGTCCTTCATCCTTCGATTTGGGAGAAGATTATAGAGTGACCCTTATGGCGACCACTGAAGGTGATGACAAGCCTAAAAAATACCCAAAGATGTTTTTGACCAGTGATATGATGCTGGTTTCCAAGGCTGATTTATTGCCCTATGTCCCTTTTTCCGTAGAAGCAGTAACCAAAGATGCCAGAGAGGTCAACCACGAATTGGAAGTGATTCAAGTGTCTTCTTTAACGGAAGAAGGCATTGATGCTTGGTGCGATTGGCTTTTGGAAAGAGTGCAACAGAAAAGGGGATAA
- the hypF gene encoding carbamoyltransferase HypF, with the protein MQQTFQIIISGQVQGVGFRPFVYNLAQKLKLKGIVCNNENGVQIQVNTSQNQANDFLQRILENPPVISNIQSHSLAEISFQEYIDFRIVPSALNHKINIPLTPDFAICEACKTEIRDKDNRRFGYAFTTCTNCGPRFAITTKFPFERANTTISEFQMCSSCESEYMDATHRRFHSQTNSCMDCGIVLTLTNVNGEQIESDQSKIIQKVGKLILEGAIVALKNTNGYLLCCDAKNKTAIERLRAKKQRPSKPFALLYPSLEKIKTDFEVNVEEETALKSAVAPIVILNPTEAARELKMESIAPRLHQLGVMLPSSALLTLLIDSIQIPIIATSGNIHGSPIISEEKKAIEELAGVADYFLHHNLEIVFPQDDSVLRFAGEHQITLRRSRGLAPNYLESNSGGEKILAMGAHLKSTFTFVPNAHTYVSQYFGNLDSFDVLERFQTSIDQFQQLFQTKPETILIDAHPQYQSSILGKELSKKWNTNLISIQHHKAHFASVLGEHKLFETKEKILGVVWDGTGLGEDNAIWGGEFFAYENCNMERLTHFEYVDWLAADKMAKEPRLSLLSLLPEKEKNRIKNKFTKTEWKVYNTMLAGNTLKTSSVGRLFDAVASLLKLIDVCSYEGEAAMLLETKANAYSGGIYIDFLEDLEFDTVPSKKIIQSIYRELERSVSIEQIAASFIHTLALVVIKVAKKNGLNTIACSGGVFQNVVLVDKLTVLAEKQEIKLKFNRILSSNDENISFGQLCYYQHIKN; encoded by the coding sequence ATGCAACAAACCTTCCAAATTATAATTTCTGGACAAGTACAAGGGGTTGGTTTTCGTCCTTTTGTCTATAATCTTGCGCAGAAGTTAAAGCTGAAAGGTATAGTTTGCAATAACGAAAATGGAGTGCAGATTCAAGTCAATACATCCCAAAACCAAGCGAATGATTTTCTCCAACGTATCTTGGAGAACCCTCCTGTTATTTCAAATATTCAATCACATTCTCTTGCTGAAATTTCGTTTCAAGAATATATCGACTTTCGGATAGTTCCTTCAGCATTAAACCATAAAATCAACATTCCACTTACTCCAGACTTTGCAATATGTGAAGCCTGTAAGACAGAGATTAGGGATAAAGACAATCGACGATTTGGTTATGCTTTTACAACATGCACGAATTGTGGGCCAAGGTTTGCGATAACAACAAAATTCCCATTTGAAAGGGCAAATACGACCATTTCAGAATTTCAAATGTGCTCTTCATGTGAATCGGAATACATGGACGCTACCCATCGGAGGTTTCATTCACAAACGAACAGCTGCATGGATTGTGGCATAGTACTCACATTGACCAATGTCAATGGTGAACAAATCGAATCGGATCAGTCCAAGATAATTCAAAAAGTGGGCAAACTCATTTTGGAAGGGGCCATTGTTGCACTAAAGAATACAAATGGCTATTTGCTGTGTTGCGATGCTAAAAATAAAACAGCCATTGAACGTCTAAGAGCGAAAAAACAACGTCCTTCCAAACCGTTCGCACTGTTATATCCTTCCCTAGAAAAAATTAAAACTGATTTTGAAGTAAATGTTGAAGAAGAAACCGCTTTGAAATCAGCTGTTGCACCAATCGTAATTTTGAACCCTACGGAAGCGGCGAGGGAGTTGAAAATGGAAAGTATTGCCCCAAGATTGCATCAACTTGGCGTTATGCTGCCTTCTTCGGCACTGTTAACACTCTTAATTGATAGTATACAGATCCCAATAATTGCTACAAGTGGAAATATTCACGGCTCACCTATTATTTCAGAAGAGAAAAAAGCAATTGAAGAGCTGGCCGGCGTGGCTGACTATTTTTTGCATCATAATCTAGAAATTGTATTTCCCCAAGATGATTCGGTACTGCGCTTTGCGGGAGAGCATCAAATTACGCTAAGACGTTCCCGTGGATTGGCTCCAAACTATTTAGAAAGTAATAGTGGTGGTGAAAAGATTTTGGCGATGGGCGCGCATCTAAAAAGCACCTTCACTTTTGTTCCAAATGCACATACGTATGTGAGTCAATATTTTGGAAATCTGGATAGTTTCGATGTTTTGGAAAGGTTTCAAACAAGTATTGACCAGTTTCAACAGCTATTTCAAACAAAACCAGAAACTATTTTAATTGATGCCCATCCACAATATCAAAGCAGTATTCTGGGCAAAGAATTATCCAAAAAATGGAATACCAATCTCATTTCTATTCAACATCACAAAGCACATTTTGCGAGTGTTTTGGGTGAGCATAAGTTGTTCGAAACTAAAGAGAAAATACTTGGTGTTGTTTGGGATGGTACGGGACTTGGCGAAGATAATGCCATCTGGGGCGGGGAGTTTTTTGCCTACGAGAATTGTAATATGGAACGCTTGACCCATTTTGAATATGTGGACTGGTTGGCTGCCGACAAAATGGCCAAAGAGCCTAGATTGTCTTTACTCAGCTTGCTTCCAGAAAAAGAAAAGAATAGAATCAAGAATAAATTTACCAAAACGGAATGGAAAGTCTACAATACAATGTTGGCTGGCAATACGCTAAAGACCTCTTCGGTGGGACGGTTGTTTGATGCAGTGGCATCGTTGCTTAAGCTTATAGATGTCTGTTCTTATGAAGGGGAAGCTGCAATGCTTTTAGAGACCAAAGCAAATGCGTATTCAGGCGGTATTTATATTGATTTTTTGGAGGATTTGGAATTTGACACTGTCCCTTCAAAAAAAATTATACAAAGCATTTACCGTGAACTGGAAAGGAGTGTTTCCATTGAGCAAATCGCAGCTAGCTTTATACATACTTTAGCATTGGTCGTTATTAAAGTAGCCAAGAAAAATGGGTTGAACACCATTGCCTGTAGCGGAGGTGTTTTTCAGAATGTGGTTCTTGTGGACAAGCTTACGGTATTAGCTGAAAAACAAGAAATTAAGTTAAAATTTAATCGTATATTGTCTAGTAACGATGAGAACATTTCGTTCGGTCAATTATGCTATTATCAACATATTAAAAACTAA
- the hypE gene encoding hydrogenase expression/formation protein HypE, whose product MSDNKNLRMQLQCPMPQLDFDVITLGHGSGGVLTNKLLDSGVFDLLKNDILEERHDGAFLELNGKTAFSTDSFLVSPIFFPGGNIGELAINGTVNDLAMCGAIPKYLSLSFIIEEGLPVKEFWEILVSIKIACENAGVQVVTGDTKVVEKGKGDKIFINTSGIGTIHPKALIGSRNIKVGDKIIISGNMASHGMAIMSVREGLEFDSEIQSDTTNLNHSVSNLIDKFGSAIHLLTDPTRGGVATVLKEIAQSTELGIDIFQKDFPINDQVASACELLGLDPLYVANEGLFIAFVSASEANAVLKTLQEDEKGKNAKIIGSVVDAHPKQVILESAIGGKRVVSMLPGEQLPRIC is encoded by the coding sequence ATGTCGGATAATAAAAATTTACGCATGCAACTGCAATGTCCCATGCCCCAGCTGGATTTTGATGTAATTACCTTGGGACATGGAAGTGGGGGAGTGCTCACCAATAAACTTTTGGACAGTGGTGTTTTTGACTTACTGAAAAATGATATTTTAGAGGAACGCCATGATGGTGCTTTTTTGGAACTGAATGGTAAGACAGCGTTTTCAACAGATAGCTTTTTGGTTTCTCCTATTTTTTTCCCCGGTGGAAATATTGGAGAATTAGCTATTAATGGAACCGTAAATGACTTGGCGATGTGCGGTGCAATACCCAAATATTTATCACTGAGTTTTATTATTGAGGAAGGCCTTCCGGTAAAGGAATTTTGGGAAATATTGGTGTCCATAAAAATCGCTTGTGAAAATGCAGGGGTTCAGGTGGTTACTGGAGACACAAAAGTTGTTGAAAAAGGGAAGGGAGACAAAATTTTCATCAATACTTCGGGGATTGGTACGATACACCCCAAGGCCCTTATCGGTTCAAGAAATATAAAGGTTGGGGATAAAATCATTATCAGTGGAAACATGGCTTCCCATGGAATGGCCATTATGTCGGTTCGTGAAGGTCTGGAGTTTGATTCCGAGATTCAAAGCGATACCACCAATCTCAATCATTCTGTGAGCAACCTTATCGACAAGTTTGGTTCGGCTATCCATCTATTAACTGATCCAACTAGAGGAGGAGTGGCAACTGTCTTAAAGGAAATTGCACAATCCACAGAATTGGGCATCGATATTTTTCAAAAAGATTTTCCCATTAATGACCAAGTGGCGAGTGCCTGCGAATTATTGGGCTTAGACCCTTTATATGTTGCCAATGAAGGACTTTTTATTGCATTTGTCTCAGCATCGGAAGCAAACGCTGTATTGAAGACGTTGCAGGAAGATGAGAAGGGGAAAAATGCCAAGATTATAGGAAGCGTGGTCGATGCGCACCCAAAACAGGTAATCTTGGAAAGTGCCATTGGTGGAAAACGGGTGGTGAGCATGCTGCCTGGAGAGCAGTTACCTAGAATTTGTTAG
- a CDS encoding sulfite exporter TauE/SafE family protein, which yields MGFPLFAGFFASLLHVVSGPDHLAAVTPLAIETRRKVWKIGLVWGFGHLGGMLLIGLLLLLFKEFIPIEQISEHSEQLVGFVLVAVGLWALFHIFYKSKHHKHPHIHDGEEPYIHVHEHKHGANELNHSHSHQKKVKQNLWSSFGIGVLHGLAGIAHFVLLLPVLGFKNQFDSIQYILGFALGTVVAMTIYTYVLGLLANYSKSKNDQSLFRTVRLSGGLFAIAIGIYWIYLSF from the coding sequence ATGGGTTTTCCTTTATTTGCTGGTTTTTTTGCATCGTTACTGCACGTAGTTTCTGGACCTGATCATTTGGCGGCCGTTACACCATTGGCCATTGAAACTAGGCGAAAAGTTTGGAAAATCGGCTTGGTTTGGGGATTTGGCCATTTAGGAGGGATGTTGCTCATTGGCTTACTATTACTCTTGTTCAAAGAATTTATACCCATTGAGCAGATTTCTGAACATAGCGAACAATTGGTCGGGTTTGTTTTGGTTGCAGTTGGACTTTGGGCACTATTCCATATTTTCTATAAAAGCAAGCATCACAAGCATCCCCATATTCATGATGGTGAAGAACCTTATATCCACGTTCATGAGCATAAACATGGGGCAAACGAATTGAACCATAGCCATTCACACCAAAAAAAGGTCAAGCAAAACTTATGGTCTTCTTTTGGAATTGGGGTTTTACATGGCCTAGCCGGAATTGCACACTTTGTGCTATTGCTTCCCGTTTTAGGTTTTAAAAATCAGTTTGATAGCATCCAGTACATTTTGGGATTTGCACTAGGTACGGTTGTAGCCATGACCATCTATACATATGTATTGGGATTGCTTGCCAACTACTCAAAAAGCAAAAACGACCAATCCCTTTTTAGAACGGTTCGCCTGTCTGGAGGACTTTTTGCCATTGCAATAGGAATTTATTGGATATATCTTAGCTTCTAA
- a CDS encoding hydrogenase maturation nickel metallochaperone HypA yields the protein MHETSIVNSIMRTLEQEFEAEKLNKMKAIHLKVGILSNIEPRLLHNAYSAYHLTRPEYHHVALHIESTDLKIQCEVCNHITDVKNYRFICEHCDRPSKNVIQGEEMLIHKVEFED from the coding sequence ATGCACGAAACCTCCATCGTAAATAGCATCATGCGTACGCTTGAACAAGAGTTTGAAGCTGAGAAGCTGAACAAAATGAAAGCGATTCATTTAAAAGTGGGTATCTTATCCAATATTGAACCACGGCTTCTGCACAATGCGTATAGTGCATACCATTTGACACGCCCAGAGTACCATCACGTAGCCTTGCACATTGAATCTACCGATTTAAAAATTCAGTGTGAAGTGTGCAACCATATTACTGATGTAAAAAACTATAGATTTATTTGTGAGCACTGCGACCGACCCAGTAAAAATGTGATTCAAGGGGAGGAAATGCTGATTCACAAAGTAGAATTTGAAGATTGA
- a CDS encoding HypC/HybG/HupF family hydrogenase formation chaperone: MCLAIPGRIRSIETKYNGLVRMAKVSFGGITKEASLEMLPDADVDDYVLVHVGVAISKVNEEEAQKTFKYLEEIGELGELEDVDEYLPKSE; encoded by the coding sequence ATGTGTTTAGCAATTCCAGGAAGAATTAGGAGCATCGAGACCAAATACAATGGTCTGGTACGTATGGCAAAAGTTTCTTTTGGTGGTATCACCAAAGAAGCCAGTCTTGAAATGTTACCAGATGCAGATGTTGACGATTATGTGTTGGTACATGTGGGCGTGGCCATAAGCAAGGTCAATGAAGAAGAGGCACAGAAAACGTTTAAATATTTGGAAGAAATTGGAGAGCTGGGCGAATTGGAAGATGTGGATGAATACCTGCCTAAATCGGAATAA
- a CDS encoding nickel-dependent hydrogenase large subunit, with protein sequence MSVKELNISPVGRVEGDLDVKVYIDNGKVTRAHTQAAMFRGFEKIMAGKDPQSGLIVTPRICGICGGSHLYCASSALDTAWGTKLSPNALLLRAIGQASETLQSIPRWYYAIFATDLANKKYADKPLYKEVVKRWSAYVGETFQIGLTASGLPVQIYALFGGQWPHSSYMVPGGVMCAPTLKDVTRAHAILAQFKNDWLEPVWLGCSIERYMEIKTWDDMLAWVDENESQRNSDLGLLIRAGLEFGLDKFGQGVGKFLATGTYLHKDLYNNPTIEGRNNALIQSSGFFDGENYHEFDHMKVSEHVKHSWYNDQEDGLHPWDEPLPTPAESQTLHDSDFDSQYSWSKAPRYDGHAAEAGPLARVIMNANPNNKDHQIKDPLFGDIIKKLGPSVFTRVLARVHEAPRIYKFIEQWLSEIDLDGEFYTKPVEKDGKGFGATEAARGALAHWIEIKDGVIKNYQVMAPTTWNVGPQDGNDNPGPIETALLGTKIEDPLDPVEVGIVARSFDSCLVCTVHAHDAQSGVELSRFKL encoded by the coding sequence ATGTCAGTTAAAGAATTAAACATATCTCCCGTTGGTCGTGTTGAAGGTGATTTGGATGTCAAAGTATATATCGATAACGGTAAAGTCACTCGAGCACATACACAAGCTGCAATGTTTAGGGGATTTGAAAAAATAATGGCGGGCAAAGACCCGCAATCGGGGTTGATTGTTACTCCTAGAATCTGTGGTATCTGTGGAGGTTCACATCTCTATTGTGCCTCATCCGCGTTAGATACGGCTTGGGGAACGAAGCTATCCCCCAATGCACTATTGTTAAGGGCTATAGGACAGGCTTCCGAAACATTGCAAAGTATTCCACGCTGGTATTATGCAATCTTTGCCACGGATTTGGCCAATAAAAAATATGCCGATAAGCCATTGTACAAAGAAGTGGTAAAACGTTGGAGTGCCTATGTAGGCGAGACGTTTCAGATTGGGTTGACCGCAAGTGGTCTGCCTGTTCAAATTTATGCTTTGTTCGGTGGGCAATGGCCACACTCCAGTTACATGGTGCCCGGAGGTGTAATGTGTGCACCAACTTTAAAAGACGTAACAAGGGCACATGCCATTCTGGCTCAGTTCAAAAATGATTGGTTAGAACCTGTTTGGTTGGGTTGTTCCATTGAGCGCTACATGGAAATCAAGACTTGGGACGATATGCTCGCATGGGTAGATGAGAACGAGTCGCAACGCAATAGTGATTTGGGGTTATTGATTCGTGCTGGATTAGAGTTTGGTCTGGATAAATTCGGTCAAGGCGTTGGTAAATTTTTGGCAACGGGAACGTACCTGCACAAAGATTTGTACAATAATCCTACTATAGAAGGTAGAAATAATGCGTTGATACAATCCAGTGGTTTCTTTGATGGTGAAAACTATCACGAGTTCGACCATATGAAAGTAAGTGAACATGTCAAGCATTCATGGTACAATGACCAAGAAGATGGACTTCACCCATGGGATGAGCCGCTACCGACTCCAGCAGAATCGCAAACGTTACATGACAGTGATTTTGATTCGCAGTACAGCTGGTCAAAAGCACCAAGATACGATGGGCATGCCGCCGAAGCAGGACCATTGGCAAGGGTAATTATGAACGCTAATCCAAATAATAAAGACCATCAGATTAAAGATCCTTTGTTTGGTGATATCATTAAAAAATTGGGACCTAGTGTTTTTACAAGAGTATTGGCAAGAGTTCATGAAGCACCAAGAATCTACAAGTTCATAGAACAATGGCTTTCTGAAATCGATTTGGATGGTGAATTCTACACAAAACCAGTTGAAAAAGACGGAAAAGGATTCGGGGCTACCGAGGCTGCACGTGGCGCATTGGCGCATTGGATAGAAATCAAGGACGGTGTTATTAAAAATTATCAGGTCATGGCGCCAACAACATGGAACGTTGGCCCTCAAGACGGCAATGATAACCCTGGTCCTATTGAAACAGCGCTTTTGGGTACTAAAATAGAGGACCCATTAGACCCAGTTGAAGTAGGTATAGTGGCCCGCTCTTTTGACTCGTGTTTGGTGTGTACGGTACATGCCCATGATGCACAAAGCGGGGTAGAACTATCTCGATTCAAATTATAA